TGGGGAGCTTTGATGGTAGTTGCACATCTCTGTGAAGTCCTCTCTGCTTTGTGGATTCAGAGTAAACTTGTATAATTCTGCCCAGATTCCAGTTTCACTTCTCTCTTCATCTTGCCATTCAAGAAAGTGCATCTTTCCCTCCTGTCTGATCCTGTACATTCTGTGACCCTGCTTTTGGAGTTCTGCCGTCTCTAAGGAAATGGGGAACTCGAATCCTGCCCCTCCAAATCCTACGTCACACAGCCACCGTTGCCCTCCTAGCGTCACCATGGAGATTAAGTGGTCGAACGGCGGGCCATACCGCCCGGTAATGGCGTTTTTCACCTGTCCTGATAGGATGGTGACGTCGAATCCCATTTCCGTCAGAAGCCAAGAGAATAACCCGTTGTTCTCGAAGCAGAAACCTCCGCGGTGGCGGACAACGATTTTGTGATACAGGTCTGGGAGCGCAAGTAGTACCCGTCCTTGGCTGTGAATTGTAAGGTTCTCAAACGGGACAGCCATCAGGTGACAACGGTGCACGCGTCGGAGCGTATCCAGGGTCGGCGTTTGTCTAGTCGGAACCGCATTACAACCAATTCGCAACAAATACTTTTGAGGATCCATTTCAATTCGAGGGCAAAAAGTAAGataacaaaatattcacaatTGTTCagctttatataaaaaaaaatatcgttttttttaaaatctcaaaatagaaatgtttcttTCCTATGATCAGACCACcttctgtgtgtggtggaaGTTCCTTTCGCTTTTCATTTAGGCCAGTTTTGTTGCCAAGGTCCCGCCTTCCTCCTGTCCATCCCAACCTTCACAACATTCTCTAATATATAAACTATCCAGGTTCTCCCCCAACCAGACCTTTGTCTTTAATAACTCAATGGAGTCTTATCGAGCACACTCCAGTTACATATATTCTAGTATAATCACATGTAGTCTATTTTACCctgaattaacacatttctctaAACATGACGAGACACATTTAACCACCCATATGCTGGATGTGTGGTTTTGATGGGTGCTTAAATAATCATAGGTAATAAGGATTTCTTCATTGAGAAAAAAACCCCGATATTGCTGTTGTGATGGTCTGTGGGGATAACTGATATATATTCATTTTCCAATGATGATTCGGAGTATCTAGATTTATGGGGGCCAGTCGGTCAATGACTGATGTTGtaaggtttgtttgtgctgttcaTAGCTACAGCGTCAACAACATTTC
The Esox lucius isolate fEsoLuc1 chromosome 21, fEsoLuc1.pri, whole genome shotgun sequence DNA segment above includes these coding regions:
- the LOC105019632 gene encoding arylamine N-acetyltransferase 2-like (The RefSeq protein has 4 substitutions compared to this genomic sequence), translated to MDPQKYLLRIGCNAVPTRQTPTLDTLRRVHRCHLMAVPFENLTIHSQGRVLLALPDLYHKIVVRHRGGFCFENNGLFSWLLTEMGFDVAILSGQVKNAITGRYGLPFDHLISMVTLGGQRWLCDVGFGGAGFEFPISLETAELQKQGHRMYRIRQEGKMHFLEWQDEERSETRIWAELYRFTLNPQSREDFTEMCNYHQSSPSSIFFCKSLCSILKPNGRLTYMGHRLITSHFPSGESGNVTKTVRELTDEDIPDILKEDFGIELDFPLVPKDEAITPPTIMY